One Cytophagales bacterium DNA segment encodes these proteins:
- a CDS encoding molybdenum cofactor guanylyltransferase, producing MSKDITGIILAGGKSKRIGADKGLLNFNGKTFVENIYGVVKTMCQDIVIISNQPGYEKLGIPVYRDLVENSGPLAGIYTGLTYSNTFNNLVVGCDMPFISTELLEYLIGHLNNKDVIVPAANDQLQPLCALYTKNCLNLMGKFLKNGNLQMRQVIRQLDAKYVIMNEALDFYDPRSFFNINTREDLELILIKNES from the coding sequence ATGAGTAAAGATATTACAGGCATCATACTGGCAGGAGGTAAAAGCAAAAGGATCGGAGCGGATAAAGGATTGCTTAATTTTAATGGCAAAACATTTGTTGAAAATATTTACGGGGTAGTGAAAACCATGTGCCAGGATATTGTGATAATCTCCAACCAACCAGGTTATGAAAAGCTGGGCATACCGGTTTACCGTGACCTGGTAGAGAATAGCGGTCCTTTGGCAGGCATCTATACAGGACTTACTTATTCCAACACGTTCAACAACTTAGTGGTGGGTTGTGATATGCCTTTTATTTCCACAGAATTGCTGGAATATTTAATTGGCCACCTTAATAATAAAGATGTGATTGTTCCAGCAGCAAATGATCAGCTTCAGCCGTTATGTGCATTGTACACTAAAAATTGTCTAAACCTGATGGGAAAATTTCTGAAAAACGGGAACCTGCAAATGCGGCAAGTCATAAGGCAGCTAGATGCGAAATATGTTATAATGAACGAAGCGCTGGACTTTTACGATCCCCGCTCGTTTTTTAATATCAATACCCGTGAAGATCTTGAATTGATACTAATAAAAAATGAGAGTTAA
- a CDS encoding molybdenum cofactor biosynthesis protein MoaE, with the protein MSTTTKEKLKYLIEGSISPELISTQVQNHQKKTDIGAHTFFLGQVRADEIDQKRVIAIEYSAYAEMAEKEIANIREKTFEKYDISCLHIYHSLGEVKVGEVSLFVMVSTAHRQDTFSALEFIVEQIKHRAPIWKKEIFEDGTSSWQ; encoded by the coding sequence ATGAGTACCACAACAAAGGAAAAACTAAAATATTTGATCGAGGGTAGTATTTCTCCCGAACTTATATCAACACAAGTACAGAATCACCAAAAGAAAACAGACATAGGCGCCCATACGTTTTTTCTCGGGCAGGTGAGGGCTGATGAAATTGATCAGAAACGGGTTATTGCCATTGAATACTCAGCTTATGCGGAAATGGCCGAGAAAGAAATTGCAAATATCAGGGAAAAAACTTTTGAAAAGTATGATATAAGTTGTTTACACATTTATCATAGTTTGGGAGAAGTGAAGGTAGGAGAAGTATCACTTTTTGTGATGGTTTCGACAGCACATAGGCAAGATACTTTTTCAGCGTTGGAATTTATTGTTGAACAAATAAAACACCGGGCGCCTATCTGGAAAAAAGAAATATTTGAAGATGGTACATCAAGTTGGCAGTAG
- a CDS encoding MoaD/ThiS family protein, translating into MRVKVLLFGMLADKTGTRTLIIEDAEGMVDLAGLKNYLESKYPFLKEMKYIIAANQQITRKNIKLNEGDEIALMPPFAGG; encoded by the coding sequence ATGAGAGTTAAAGTTTTACTATTCGGTATGTTAGCGGATAAGACAGGTACTCGCACACTTATAATAGAAGATGCTGAAGGCATGGTAGATTTGGCAGGTCTGAAAAATTACCTTGAGAGTAAATACCCCTTTTTAAAAGAAATGAAATACATAATAGCAGCAAATCAACAAATAACAAGGAAAAATATCAAACTCAATGAAGGGGATGAAATAGCGCTGATGCCTCCTTTTGCGGGTGGATAA